A window from Leptothermofonsia sichuanensis E412 encodes these proteins:
- a CDS encoding tellurite resistance TerB family protein → MTADPKVKTLVKILIGAAWIDGQIQQEEREYLHRVVKEKGVADEPDIQPLLYEFRPVKPEECYGWVREFLGDQPTSENCQQLIEAISGLIYSDGTVANEEARLLTSLQNLDPAHEPLDPKDSTVLKTIRNLYKRWVSSLD, encoded by the coding sequence ATGACAGCAGATCCTAAGGTCAAAACCCTCGTCAAGATTCTAATTGGTGCTGCCTGGATTGACGGGCAAATCCAACAGGAAGAGCGAGAATATCTGCACCGGGTGGTCAAAGAAAAGGGGGTGGCGGATGAACCCGATATCCAGCCACTGCTTTACGAGTTTAGACCGGTTAAACCGGAAGAGTGCTATGGCTGGGTCAGGGAGTTTCTGGGCGATCAGCCAACGTCTGAAAACTGTCAGCAACTGATAGAGGCAATTAGCGGGTTGATCTATAGCGATGGTACCGTTGCTAATGAAGAAGCCCGCCTGCTGACAAGTTTGCAAAATCTAGATCCTGCCCATGAACCACTGGACCCCAAAGATAGCACGGTCTTGAAGACCATTCGTAACCTTTACAAGCGGTGGGTTTCCAGTCTGGACTGA
- a CDS encoding 16S rRNA (cytosine(967)-C(5))-methyltransferase: protein MVQSARQIAFLALRNVYRGAFADVALDRVLSQVDLSDPDRRLVTELVYGSVRRLRTLDAMIDYLAKKKAHQQPPDLRTILHLGLYQISFLDQIPVSAAVNTTVELAKQNGFAGLSGFVNGLLRRWVREEEGRGERGEESGRGQVSANQPVMDSPSSFPHLSHDLPEIAKSEDLHPLSLILHPSLSPIERLGILHSYPNWIIEVWSEQLGLQETAQLCEWMNQPPQIDLRVNTLQTTLETVEAAMQSAGVPVGRVPHLPQALKLLEPVGSIQQLPGFQQGWWIVQDSSAQLVGYLVDPQPGDVIVDACAAPGGKTMHLAELMQDKGMVWACDRTPARLKKLQQNAERLGLHCIQTIAADSRNLPQFRGQCDRVLVDAPCSGLGTLHRHVDARWRQTPESVQELATLQTQLLDQAASWVKPAGILVYSTCTLHPAENETMIETFLANHPDWAIEPPPPNSPPAALVAPEGWVKVWPQRHHMDGFFMARLKKS, encoded by the coding sequence GTGGTTCAAAGTGCTCGCCAGATTGCATTTCTCGCTCTCCGCAATGTCTATCGTGGAGCCTTTGCTGATGTGGCCCTGGACAGAGTCCTCAGTCAGGTTGATTTAAGTGATCCCGATCGCCGCCTGGTGACTGAACTCGTTTATGGCAGCGTCCGGCGGTTACGAACCCTGGATGCCATGATTGACTATCTGGCAAAAAAGAAGGCACACCAGCAACCTCCAGACCTGCGAACTATTCTGCACCTGGGCCTGTATCAGATCAGTTTTCTGGATCAAATTCCGGTATCAGCGGCTGTCAATACCACGGTTGAACTGGCAAAACAAAACGGGTTTGCCGGACTATCGGGATTTGTGAATGGACTGCTGCGGCGGTGGGTGAGGGAAGAAGAGGGAAGAGGGGAAAGGGGTGAAGAGAGCGGAAGAGGACAGGTATCAGCCAATCAGCCTGTGATGGATAGCCCCTCTTCATTCCCTCATCTTTCACACGACTTGCCGGAAATTGCCAAATCAGAGGATCTTCATCCTTTATCCCTTATCCTTCATCCTTCCCTGTCTCCCATTGAACGTCTGGGGATCCTACACAGCTACCCTAACTGGATTATTGAAGTCTGGTCAGAGCAACTTGGGCTTCAGGAGACTGCCCAACTGTGTGAGTGGATGAACCAGCCACCCCAGATTGATTTACGGGTTAATACGCTACAGACCACCCTTGAAACCGTAGAGGCAGCCATGCAGTCAGCCGGTGTTCCAGTTGGACGAGTTCCCCATCTGCCCCAGGCATTGAAGTTGTTGGAGCCAGTTGGTTCAATTCAGCAGTTGCCAGGGTTTCAGCAGGGCTGGTGGATAGTGCAGGACAGTAGCGCTCAGCTAGTTGGCTATCTGGTCGATCCACAACCGGGGGACGTGATTGTGGACGCTTGCGCTGCACCCGGCGGGAAAACCATGCACCTGGCAGAGTTGATGCAGGATAAAGGAATGGTATGGGCCTGCGATCGCACCCCTGCCCGACTCAAAAAGCTGCAACAAAATGCCGAACGCCTGGGTTTACACTGCATTCAAACCATTGCCGCAGACAGTCGCAACCTGCCTCAGTTCAGGGGACAGTGCGATCGTGTTCTGGTAGATGCCCCCTGCTCTGGTTTGGGAACGCTCCATCGACATGTGGATGCCCGCTGGCGACAGACGCCTGAATCGGTTCAGGAACTGGCTACACTCCAGACCCAACTTCTGGACCAGGCAGCTTCCTGGGTTAAACCCGCCGGTATTTTAGTCTATTCAACCTGTACCCTCCATCCAGCCGAAAACGAAACCATGATTGAAACCTTTCTTGCCAATCATCCCGACTGGGCAATTGAACCACCGCCCCCCAATTCACCCCCTGCTGCGTTGGTTGCCCCAGAAGGATGGGTTAAAGTATGGCCTCAGCGGCACCATATGGATGGATTTTTCATGGCTCGGCTAAAGAAGAGTTGA
- the larB gene encoding nickel pincer cofactor biosynthesis protein LarB encodes MTQPDVLRHLLNAVAQGEVSPDTAFDKLKYLNYEPVEDFARVDHHRTLRTGFPEVIWGQGKTVDQIAQIMQAMRDRARADLTESAHPPIVMATRIEQTVYDQLREKIPNLHYHPLARICFLSGKNEPGDANPLLPSQAGTISVLSAGTADLPVAEEAALTATLCGFQVNRLWDVGVAGIHRLLNNRQAIADADVLIVVAGMEGALPSVVAGLAECPVIAVPTSVGYGANFSGLAPLLTMLNSCAAGVGVVNIDNGFGAAILAGQILRTASRLAARERS; translated from the coding sequence GTGACCCAGCCTGATGTTTTGAGGCATTTGCTGAACGCGGTTGCCCAGGGTGAAGTGAGTCCAGATACCGCTTTTGACAAGCTCAAGTACCTTAACTATGAGCCAGTTGAAGACTTTGCCCGGGTGGACCATCATCGCACCCTGCGGACAGGATTCCCAGAAGTTATTTGGGGGCAGGGCAAAACCGTAGATCAGATTGCACAAATTATGCAAGCCATGCGCGATCGCGCCAGGGCTGATCTAACCGAATCAGCTCATCCACCCATCGTGATGGCAACTCGAATTGAGCAGACTGTGTATGACCAGCTACGGGAAAAAATTCCCAATTTGCACTACCATCCCCTGGCTCGAATTTGCTTCCTTTCAGGGAAGAATGAGCCAGGGGATGCCAATCCCCTGCTTCCCAGTCAGGCTGGCACCATCAGTGTCCTTTCTGCCGGTACCGCCGATCTTCCTGTCGCCGAAGAAGCCGCTTTAACGGCTACCCTGTGCGGATTTCAGGTCAACCGACTGTGGGATGTGGGAGTCGCGGGTATTCATCGATTGTTGAATAATCGGCAGGCGATCGCCGATGCCGATGTTCTAATTGTGGTTGCTGGCATGGAAGGTGCTTTACCCAGCGTGGTTGCTGGTTTGGCAGAATGCCCTGTCATAGCGGTTCCCACCAGTGTGGGGTATGGAGCTAACTTTAGCGGACTTGCCCCCCTGCTGACTATGCTCAACTCCTGTGCTGCTGGGGTTGGCGTTGTCAACATTGACAATGGCTTCGGAGCCGCCATCCTGGCAGGACAGATTCTGAGAACTGCCAGCCGGCTGGCAGCCAGGGAGAGGAGCTAG
- the mazG gene encoding nucleoside triphosphate pyrophosphohydrolase, translated as MTSSKNPISQSEMLDALQDLVQVVAQLRSPTGGCPWDLEQTPESLIPYVIEEAYETVNAIQAGNSEAICEELGDLLLQVVLQAQIASERGQFSLTEIARGICEKLIRRHPHVFGDVQVETMEDLHRNWEQIKATEKGEDPRMEPPLSRKLSRYARSLPPLMAGMKISRKAAAEGFEWETIDGVWDKFQEELTEFQEALESSDKAHQQAELGDLLFTLINIARWYDLDPSAALQGTNQRFIHRLEQMEAVADRPLSDYTLGELEQLWQEAKRQLRRKA; from the coding sequence ATGACATCGTCCAAGAACCCAATCAGCCAGTCAGAAATGCTGGATGCCCTTCAGGATTTGGTACAGGTTGTTGCTCAACTGCGATCGCCCACAGGCGGCTGCCCCTGGGATCTGGAACAAACTCCTGAAAGCCTGATTCCCTATGTGATTGAAGAAGCCTACGAAACCGTTAATGCGATTCAAGCAGGTAATTCAGAGGCGATTTGTGAAGAACTGGGAGATTTACTGCTGCAAGTGGTGCTTCAGGCACAGATTGCCAGTGAACGGGGACAGTTCAGCCTGACTGAAATTGCCCGTGGCATCTGTGAAAAACTGATTCGTCGTCATCCCCATGTTTTTGGTGACGTTCAGGTAGAAACCATGGAGGATCTGCACCGCAATTGGGAGCAGATCAAAGCCACAGAGAAGGGAGAAGATCCCCGGATGGAGCCGCCCCTGAGCCGCAAGTTAAGTCGCTATGCGCGATCGCTGCCACCATTGATGGCCGGCATGAAAATCTCCCGCAAAGCAGCCGCTGAAGGGTTTGAGTGGGAAACCATTGACGGGGTATGGGACAAATTTCAGGAAGAACTGACCGAGTTTCAAGAGGCCCTGGAGAGTTCTGACAAAGCCCATCAGCAGGCAGAACTGGGGGATCTCCTGTTTACCTTAATTAATATTGCCCGCTGGTATGATCTGGACCCCAGTGCCGCTCTCCAGGGCACCAATCAGCGCTTTATCCACCGTCTGGAGCAGATGGAAGCGGTTGCCGATCGCCCCCTATCGGACTATACCCTGGGAGAACTGGAGCAATTGTGGCAGGAAGCAAAGCGACAGTTAAGGAGGAAAGCGTGA